From the genome of Desulfovibrio sp. JY:
TTTGTCGTGAGACACGGGCGCTCCACGGAATAGACAACCAGATTCCATATCAAGATACACATCCCGTGCGCCTGCCAAGGCCGCCAGGAGGGAGTTCGTGAACGCCAAAACCGATCTTTGGGTCGATACCGACGTGTCCATCGGGTTGGAGCATTTTCCCGGTTTCTACCGGGACATCGACGACGCCCTGGCCCTGATCCTCCTTTTTAACAGTCCCCTGGTCACCCTTCGCGGCGTAAGCTCCACCTTCGGCAACACCGACGCCAGGCACGCCTACGCCATCGCCGCCAAGCTGACGGAAAAATTCGGCCCCAAGGGCCTGCCCGTCCAACAAGGCGCGGCCGGGCCCATCAAAAAGGGCGCCCCCCTGCCGGCCTCCGACGCCACCTGGGCCATGGCCGACGCCCTGCGCCAGGGCCCCATGACCATCGTGAGCCTTGGCGCGGCCACCAACATCGCCGTGCTCATCGCCTCCCACCCGGAACTGGTCGACAACATCGCGGGCATCGTGGCCATGGCCGGCTCGCGCTGCATGCCGGGGGAGGAATTCCTTGTCGGCCCCCGGCAGCTGAAGCCCTTTTGCGCCATGAACTTCGAAGCCGACGTGGAGGCCTGGCGCATCATCCTCGAAAGCAACGTGCCGCTGACCTTCGCCCCCTTCGACCTGAGCCGTCAGGTCTGGATCACCGAAGAGGACGCGCGCGGCCTGGAAAATACCGGCGATACGGGGTCCTACCTCGCGCCCTACATGTACAAGTGGGCCAGGGAATGGACGACGCTGTACGGCAGTCCGGGATTCAACCCCTTCGACGCCCTGGCCGCCGGCTATTTCCTGGCCCCGGAATTTTTCGGCGGCGAGGAGCTGCCCGTGGGCATCCTGGAGCCCGGCGAGCAGGGGAACCACCGCGACGTGCCCTGCCTGATCGTTTCGGACTCCATGGGCAACCACCGCCGGGCCACCTCCCTTCGCACCATCAATCAAGGGTTCAAGCCGTTTTTCCTGGAGGCGCTTAAGGGCGGGTTTTGCATGGCCACGTCGGTGATGGGCTTTTCCCATATCAACATCGTGGTCGACGACCTGGACAAGGCCACGGAATTCTACGGTCGCGCCCTGGGCTTCCAGATGGCCTACAACGACGCCGGAGCCATCGACTTTCCGAACTACACGTCCCCGGCCTTTGCCCGCGACGCCGGGTTTCTGGACGGCAAGGTGGACGTGGACGTGCGCTTCCTGCGCCATCCCCAGGCCGGTT
Proteins encoded in this window:
- a CDS encoding nucleoside hydrolase, with product MNAKTDLWVDTDVSIGLEHFPGFYRDIDDALALILLFNSPLVTLRGVSSTFGNTDARHAYAIAAKLTEKFGPKGLPVQQGAAGPIKKGAPLPASDATWAMADALRQGPMTIVSLGAATNIAVLIASHPELVDNIAGIVAMAGSRCMPGEEFLVGPRQLKPFCAMNFEADVEAWRIILESNVPLTFAPFDLSRQVWITEEDARGLENTGDTGSYLAPYMYKWAREWTTLYGSPGFNPFDALAAGYFLAPEFFGGEELPVGILEPGEQGNHRDVPCLIVSDSMGNHRRATSLRTINQGFKPFFLEALKGGFCMATSVMGFSHINIVVDDLDKATEFYGRALGFQMAYNDAGAIDFPNYTSPAFARDAGFLDGKVDVDVRFLRHPQAGLCLELMCYHVPGGSRDIVFHRTDDMGGPRHVALEVADIAAVFAHVKKQPEVRMINPSPDYGPPENLGTSTISFFYWLDPYGVQWEMEQGRPLGFGREISG